A part of Planctomycetota bacterium genomic DNA contains:
- a CDS encoding ATP-dependent DNA helicase RecG, giving the protein MDIERLTGVGPKRAEVFRAKGVRTARDLLDYFPRRYQFESEERDIVELVPEQIQSARGEIVATNYVPGRRGRFEATLEDETGKLALSWFNAAWLRNRLSPGTRVRVRGKVRSFRSLPQMTQPKWEVVDDETPTTDEAMFRPIYAATADLASDEIVAIVKDNIDAMLADVEEWFDEALLTERNLPGRAEAYRLVHMPTSWRDALAGRRRLVFDELMLLQLGLQIGRRERERRLSAPVLRIDKTLDGRIRGRFPFDMTRAQQNAVFQIAADLKSGRPMNRLLQGDVGSGKTVVALYAMLIAVANKMQCAFLAPTEVLAEQHYRNLSKMLEGSKVGVDLVTGRTKRAGGGVGAAMFDQTDIAVGTQALLQKDIDFANLGLVIIDEQHKLGVKQRGHLMNAGTSPHYLVMTATPIPRTLALSYLSDFDVTTLDELPPGRQPIRTYHLKPRERKKAYDFVRRQVEEGRQAYVVLPQIDDDGLSDTASVRKHFDDLKKKYLKGLRIGMMHGQLPPDEKQQTMADFRDGELDVLVSTTVIEVGVDVPNSTVMVI; this is encoded by the coding sequence GTGGACATCGAGCGACTCACCGGCGTCGGACCCAAGCGGGCGGAGGTCTTCCGCGCCAAGGGCGTCCGCACCGCGCGCGACCTGCTCGACTACTTCCCGCGCCGGTATCAGTTCGAGTCCGAGGAGCGCGACATCGTCGAGCTCGTGCCCGAGCAGATTCAGTCGGCCCGCGGCGAGATCGTCGCGACCAACTATGTCCCCGGCCGGCGCGGCCGGTTCGAAGCCACGCTCGAAGACGAGACCGGCAAGCTCGCGCTCTCCTGGTTCAACGCCGCCTGGCTGCGCAACCGGCTATCGCCCGGCACGCGCGTCCGCGTCCGCGGCAAGGTCCGCAGCTTCCGCAGCCTGCCGCAGATGACCCAGCCCAAGTGGGAGGTTGTCGACGACGAAACCCCCACCACCGACGAGGCGATGTTCCGCCCGATCTACGCGGCGACGGCCGACCTGGCCTCCGACGAGATCGTCGCGATCGTCAAGGACAACATCGACGCCATGCTCGCCGACGTCGAGGAGTGGTTCGACGAAGCGCTGCTAACCGAACGGAACCTGCCCGGCCGGGCGGAGGCGTATCGGCTGGTACACATGCCGACGAGTTGGCGCGACGCGCTCGCCGGTCGGCGTCGGCTTGTCTTCGACGAACTCATGCTCCTGCAGCTCGGGTTGCAGATCGGTCGGCGTGAGCGCGAAAGACGCTTGTCCGCCCCTGTGCTGCGGATCGACAAGACGCTCGACGGGAGGATTCGCGGGCGCTTCCCGTTCGACATGACGCGGGCCCAGCAGAACGCGGTGTTCCAGATCGCCGCCGATCTCAAGTCCGGCCGGCCGATGAACCGCCTGCTCCAGGGCGACGTCGGCAGCGGCAAGACCGTCGTCGCGCTCTACGCGATGCTCATCGCCGTGGCGAACAAGATGCAGTGCGCCTTCCTCGCGCCGACCGAAGTCCTCGCCGAGCAGCACTACCGGAACCTGTCCAAGATGCTCGAAGGCAGCAAGGTCGGCGTCGACCTCGTCACGGGTCGGACGAAGCGTGCAGGTGGCGGCGTCGGTGCGGCGATGTTCGACCAGACCGACATCGCCGTCGGCACGCAGGCGCTGCTGCAGAAGGACATCGACTTCGCCAACCTCGGCCTGGTCATCATCGACGAACAGCACAAGCTCGGCGTCAAGCAACGCGGCCATCTCATGAACGCCGGCACGTCGCCGCACTACCTCGTCATGACCGCGACGCCGATTCCGCGAACGCTGGCGCTTTCGTACCTGTCGGACTTCGACGTGACAACGCTCGACGAACTCCCGCCGGGAAGGCAACCGATCCGCACATACCACCTCAAGCCGCGGGAGCGGAAGAAGGCGTACGACTTTGTGCGGCGGCAGGTCGAGGAAGGCAGGCAGGCGTATGTCGTGCTGCCGCAGATCGACGACGACGGGCTTTCCGACACCGCGTCGGTCCGCAAGCACTTCGACGACCTGAAGAAGAAGTACCTGAAGGGCCTGCGCATCGGCATGATGCACGGGCAACTCCCGCCAGACGAGAAGCAGCAGACGATGGCGGACTTTCGCGACGGCGAGCTCGATGTCCTGGTGAGCACGACCGTGATCGAGGTCGGCGTCGACGTGCCGAACTCGACGGTGATGGTCATCG
- a CDS encoding ARMT1-like domain-containing protein, with protein MSPFVQLADPSSYVACKIDLVSDDPQREYWCDFFPQNVRNVLGRLTAPQARKDACIAEFDKRFAAFKVDPRSFGNVVTMYDIDVWREDIFRRHGFDDPFAGDKASENAKMLPVLPSVLAHLDELDGDELALALVRGVFAGNVFDMGAPATAKTFQNGGVGFEETRDGIKPRPWLIDDFDTLRPRLVDVTHKHCVYFVDNAGSDVLLGALPFMRHLARHGCRVTIAANKLPALNDVTAADMRRLWPEVCEVAPSFADLPIQIVCTGTGEPQIDLLNVSDELNEVAADADLVVLEGMGRGIETNLDADLRCDRLNLAMLKDEWFAKPLGGELYDVVCRYVPA; from the coding sequence GTGTCCCCGTTTGTCCAACTCGCCGACCCGTCGTCGTACGTCGCCTGCAAGATCGATCTCGTGTCCGACGATCCGCAGCGGGAGTACTGGTGCGACTTCTTCCCGCAGAACGTGCGGAACGTGCTCGGGCGGCTGACGGCGCCGCAGGCGCGGAAGGACGCGTGCATCGCGGAGTTCGACAAGCGGTTCGCGGCGTTCAAGGTCGATCCGCGGTCTTTCGGCAACGTCGTGACGATGTACGACATCGACGTGTGGCGCGAGGACATCTTCCGCCGGCACGGGTTCGACGATCCGTTTGCCGGCGACAAGGCGAGCGAGAACGCGAAGATGCTGCCGGTGCTGCCGAGCGTGCTGGCGCATCTCGACGAGCTCGACGGGGATGAACTCGCGTTGGCGTTGGTCCGCGGCGTCTTCGCGGGCAACGTCTTTGACATGGGCGCACCGGCGACGGCCAAGACCTTCCAGAACGGCGGCGTCGGCTTCGAGGAGACCCGCGACGGTATCAAGCCCCGCCCCTGGCTCATCGACGACTTCGACACGCTGCGCCCTCGGCTCGTCGACGTCACGCACAAGCACTGCGTCTACTTTGTCGACAACGCGGGGAGCGACGTGCTGCTCGGAGCGTTGCCGTTCATGCGGCATCTCGCACGACACGGCTGCCGGGTGACGATCGCGGCGAACAAGCTGCCGGCGCTCAACGACGTGACCGCCGCCGACATGCGTCGGCTCTGGCCGGAGGTGTGCGAGGTCGCGCCGAGCTTCGCCGACCTGCCGATCCAGATCGTGTGCACGGGGACCGGCGAGCCGCAGATCGACCTACTGAACGTGAGCGATGAGTTGAACGAAGTCGCGGCCGACGCGGACCTGGTCGTGCTCGAAGGCATGGGCCGGGGGATCGAGACAAACCTGGACGCGGACCTGCGTTGCGATCGGCTGAACCTCGCGATGCTCAAGGACGAGTGGTTCGCCAAGCCGCTGGGCGGGGAGTTGTACGACGTGGTGTGCCGGTACGTGCCGGCGTGA
- a CDS encoding ATP-dependent Clp protease proteolytic subunit codes for MNGLDPQTIGGLLNRPMPQNMPMAAPGPNYQRTREMTLEEMLLENRVVFLIGEINHASASRVIMQMLYLQSVKRDADINFYINSPGGVVDDTLAMYDIMRFLSCDVATYCLGRAQSGGAIVLAAGTKGKRFILPNANVMIHQPYGGVYGQTSDIEIQAEEILKTKNNLNSILAKCTGQDVERIAEDAERDKFFNAQEAKAYGLVDEVLGEDAEEEKKDNAADATKRD; via the coding sequence GTGAACGGACTCGACCCGCAAACCATCGGCGGCCTGCTTAATCGGCCGATGCCCCAGAACATGCCCATGGCCGCCCCCGGCCCCAACTACCAACGCACACGCGAGATGACCCTCGAGGAAATGCTCCTTGAGAACCGCGTGGTCTTCCTCATCGGCGAGATCAACCACGCGTCCGCCTCCCGCGTCATCATGCAGATGCTGTATCTGCAGAGCGTCAAGCGTGACGCCGACATCAACTTCTACATCAACAGCCCCGGCGGCGTCGTCGACGACACGCTGGCGATGTACGACATCATGCGGTTCCTCTCGTGTGACGTCGCGACCTACTGCCTGGGCCGGGCCCAGAGCGGTGGGGCGATCGTCCTGGCCGCCGGCACCAAGGGCAAACGCTTCATCCTGCCCAACGCCAACGTGATGATCCACCAGCCCTACGGCGGCGTGTACGGCCAGACCTCCGACATCGAGATCCAGGCCGAGGAAATCCTCAAGACCAAGAACAACCTCAACAGCATCCTCGCCAAATGCACGGGTCAGGACGTCGAGCGCATCGCCGAGGACGCCGAGCGGGACAAGTTCTTCAACGCCCAGGAGGCGAAGGCGTACGGCCTGGTCGACGAAGTCCTCGGCGAGGACGCCGAAGAGGAAAAGAAGGACAACGCTGCGGACGCGACGAAGCGGGACTGA